In Canis lupus dingo isolate Sandy chromosome 1, ASM325472v2, whole genome shotgun sequence, a single genomic region encodes these proteins:
- the LOC118353860 gene encoding uncharacterized protein LOC118353860 has translation MPRDESGCGVVLGVLVPGDELGTNKGKGEERRCLRGAGLLTRDTRSLSNLDRNPARHYCVQFKECSTCQRSQCALVVEMGRTPEPWEFPLRSASVSKAEELGVSKRGEELGPVGRSCLCCRTEDSGFLLAVNWRSPSAPGAPCHMSFPNMATDFIKPARRVPEISLSARWNLTHRGDHIGVTSNCHILLVSSKSQVLQTLRGEDYIQGIDTRMRGPL, from the exons ATGCCCCGCGACGAAAGCGGGTGCGGCGTGGTGTTGGGCGTTCTGGTGCCGGGAGACGAGCTGGGGACTAACAAAGGGAAGGGTGAGGAGCGGCGGTGCCTGCGAGGGGCTGGGCTCTTGACCCGTGACACACGTTCTTTATCTAATCTTGACCGCAACCCTGCGAGGCACTATTGTGTCCAGTTTAAAGAATGCTCTACTTGCCAGAGATCGCAGTGCGCCCTGGTGGTGGAGATGGGACggaccccagagccctgggagttTCCTTTACGAAGCGCTTCAGTGTCAAAGGCAGAGGAGCTTGGTGTCTCCAAGAGAGGAGAGGAACTGGGGCCAGTTGGAAGGAGCTGCCTGTG CTGTAGGACTGAAGACTCTGGCTTTTTGCTAGCTGTCAACTGGAGATCGCCCTCAGCTCCTGGAGCTCCTTGTCACATGTCCTTTCCCAACATGGCCACTGATTTCATCAAGCCAGCAAGAAGAGTCCCCGAAATAAGTTTGTCAGCAAGGTGGAATCTTACACATAGGGGTGATCACATAGGGGTGACATCAAactgccatattctattggtttCCAGCAAGTCACAGGTTTTGCAAACACTCAGGGGAGAGGATTATATACAGGGTATAGACACCAGGATGAGGGGGCCACTCTAG